The genomic window GCACCACTTCGAGGCGCTGCGCGCCCGCCCGCCGAAGACCCCGGCGCGGCTCTCGCGACTGCCCGCGTACACCGAGCGCGCGCTGGTCCCGACCGACGCGGACGGCGACGCCGAGACGGCGGAGTCCGCGATCGAGCGCGCCGCGGCGGCGCTGAAGAAGGCGGGCTACCGGGTCGAGCGCTACGAGCTGCGCGCCGGGCCATCCGTCTCGGGTGAACGCGGCTACCTGCGCGAGACCGGCAACCTGATCTTCCACACGGCCCTCGTCGGCGTCCTCGTCGCGGTCGCGATCGGCGGCGGCTTCGGGTTCTCGGGCCAGCGCGTGATCGTCGAGGGGCAGTCCTTCGTCAACACGCTCGCGGCGTACGACTCGTTCAACCCCGGCCGCTTCTTCGACGACGGCAGTCTCGAGCCCTACCGGCTCACGCTCGACGAGCTCGACGCGGTCTACGAGACCGCGAACCGCGACGCGCTCGGCCAGCCCATCGACTTCACGGCCCGGGTCACGATCGACGGCGCCGACGGCGAGGCCGCCCGCCAGGTCAAGGTGAACGAGCCGCTGTACGAGTACGGCACCGACCTGTACCTGCTCGGTAACGGCTACGCGCCGACGATCACGGTGCGCGACCCCGACGGGAACGTCGTGTTCACCGATTCGGTCCCGTTCCTCCCGCAGGACGCGAACCTCACCTCGATCGGCGTCGTCAAGGTGCCCGACGGCCTCGGGGAGCAGCTCGGCATGGTCGGCTTCTTCTACCCGACGCAGACCACGCTCTCGTCGGGCGCCTTCGCCTCGAGCTACCCCGACCTCGTCTACCCCGTGCTCACGCTCAACGTCTACGCGGGCGACCTCGGGATAAATGAGGGCACGCCGCGCTCGGTGTACCAGCTCGACACGAGCGGAATGGAGCAGCTCACCGGCGGCCAGACCGGCGTCGAGTCCATCGAGCTCATGCCCGGAGAGTCGGCGGACCTGCCGAACGGCCTCGGCACGGTCGCGTTCGAGACCGCGACCCCGGATGCCGCGGCCGACGACTTCTCGCAGAGCGTGCCCCGCTTCGCGTCGTTCGACGTGCACCACGACCCCTCGCAGGGGTGGGTGCTCGTGTTCGCGGCGCTCATCATCGGCGGCCTGCTGCTCTCGCTGTTCATCCCGCGCCGGCGCATGTGGGTGAAGGCCGTGCGGCGACCGGACGGCACGACGGTGCTCGAGTACGCCGGCCTCGCGCGCGGTGACGACCCCGGCCTCGAGCGCGCGGTGGAGGAGTTCGCCGACGCCCATGCGGGCGGGCGGCCCGACAGCCCGCAGAACTGACGGTTCTTCGACGTAAGGTAGAACAGTGACGCTCGACGAGATCTCCATCATCGCGGTCTACTCGGCCATGGCCGTGTACGCGATCGCGTTCATCGCGTACTCGATCGACCTCGCGAAGCGGTCGGCGGTGTCGGCCGCGGCGGCGGACGTCGCGAGCACGACCGGGTCCGCGGCCGCCTCGACCGAGCGGGTCGCGGTGCTGCAGGGCGCGGCCGCCTCCGCGGCGTCGGCGACCGGTGGGCCGGGCGCGGCGGCACCGCGCGATGGCACGGGAGTCGCCGGGCGCGGCCGTGCGTCGAAGGGCGACGCCGCGACATCCGCGAACGCGGTCGCCTACGGCCGGTCGCCCGTACTGCGGGTCGCGGTCGCGATGACCGTGATCGCCTGGGTGCTGCACCTCGGCGCCGACGTGCTGCGCGGCCTCGCCGCGGGCCGGGTGCCGTGGGCGAACATGTACGAGTTCGCGCTGACCGGCACGCTCGTGATCACGACCGTCTACCTCCTCGTGCTGCTCGTCGTGAAGACCGACCTGCGGTTCCTCGGCACATTCGTGACCGGGCTCGTGCTCGTGCTGCTCGGCGTCGCGACCGTCAACTTCTACGTGAGCGTCGTGCCGCTGCCGCCGGCCCTGCAGTCGGTGTGGCTCGTGATCCACGTGTTCGTCGCGACGTCGGCGGTCGGGTTCTTCGCCCTCGGCTTCGCGCTCTCGGTCGTGCAGCTCATGCAGGCCCGCCGCGAGGCGCTCGCCGCCACGGCCGACGCCGTGAAGAAGTCGTTCCTCGCGACGCTGCCCGACTCGATCTCGCTCGAGAACCTCGCCTATCGGGTCAACATCGTGGGCTTCATCCTCTGGACCTTCACGCTCATGGCCGGCGCCATCTGGGCCGAGAAGGCCTGGGGCCGCTACTGGGGCTGGGACACCAAGGAGGTGTGGACCTTCATCATCTGGGTGGTCTACGCCGGCTACATCCACGCGCGGGCGACGCGCGGATGGCGCGGCACGCGCTCGGCGTGGCTCGCGATCATCGGGTTCTCGGCGGTGCTGTTCAACTTCACCGTGGTGAACCTCTTCTTCAAGGGACTGCACGCCTACTCCGGGCTCTGATCCGCACCACGCCGAGGACGGCAGCATGCGCGCGATCGTGATCGAGGCCCATGGCGGGCCCGAGGTGCTGCGCCTGCGCAACCGACCCGATCCGGTTCCCGCGCCCGGCGAGGTGCTCGTGCGCAACCGCGCCATCGGCGTGAACTTCGTCGACCTCCAGCATCGGGAGGGTGCGCCGTACCCGGTCGGACTGCCGCTCGTGCCGGGGACCGAGGCCGCCGGTGAGGTCGTCGCGGTCGGCGCGGGCGTCGACCCGTCGCTGGTCGGGGGGTCGGTCGTGCACTTCGGGCACCTCGCGGGGGCGTACGCCGAGCTCACGGCGGTGCCCGAGCGCTTCGTCGCCCGCCTGCCCGACGAGATGGATGCCGCGACCGCGGCGGCCGTCGCGATGGCGGGCACCACGGCGCACGTGCTCACGCGCGTGGCCGAGCGGGTGGGGCCCGAGCACACGGTGCTCGTGCATGCCGCGGCGGGGTCGACCGGCGGAGCGATCGTCGCGCTCGCGGCGGCCGCCGGGGCGCGGGTGATCGGTGTCGTCTCCTCACCCGGGCGCGCGGAGGCCGCGCGGCAGGTGGGCGCCCGGGACGTCCTCGTGCTCGACGAGTCGCTCCCCGAGCGCGTGCGTGCGCTCACCGGCGGCCGCGGCGCCGACCTCGTGTACGACGCCAACGGGGGGCCGACGTTCGACGCGAGCCTCGCCGCCGTCGCCCGAGGCGGGGTCCTCGTGCTCTACGGCCAGTCGGGCGGGCCCGTCGCGCCGTTCGACCCGGCGCGCCTCTCCGGCATCACCGGCGGCGGGGTCGCGGGCTCGCTCGCGCTCCACTGGGTCGCCGCGAGCCACTACCTCGACACCGCGGCCGAGCGCCGGGCCGCGTTCGACGCCGTGTCGGCGGATGTCGCCGCCGGCCGCCTGCGGCCGCGCGTGTCGCACCGGTTCGCGCTCGAGGACGCCGCCGGCGCGCACCGCGTGCTCGCGCGCCGCGAGGCCGACGCGAAGGTCCTCCTCGTCCCCTGAGCGCCCGGCGCCGCCCACGGCTCCGGGCGCGCGCGGTCTCGAGTCCCGGGTTGTTGCGGGCGGATCCGCGTAAACCCGGGACTCGGCGCATGCGAGCGAGGGAGCGGCTGGGGCATGTGTGCTCGAGTCCCGGGTTGGTGCGGGTGGACTCGCGCGAACTCGGGATTCGATGCATCCAAGGGGTGGGTGCTCGGGTGTACGTTCCCGAGTCCCGGGTTGGTGCGGGTGGACTCGGGCGAACTCGGGATTCGATGCATCCAAGGGGTGAGGTGGTCGGGGTGTGCGGTCTCGAGTCCCGGGTTGGTGTGGGTGGACCCGCGCGAACTCGGGATTCGGTGCCCCGGGGGTCGGGTGGTCCGGGGTTGAGGTGGTCGGGGTGTGTGCGGTGCCGGGTCCCGGGTTGGTGCGGGTGGACTCGCGTGAACTCGGGATTCGGTGCATCCGGGGGCAGAAGCGGCCCCGGGCGCCCGCGGCTCCGGGCCTGCACGGTTGCGATCTCCGCGACGCGCGGGCACGATCACTGCATGGGGCGGGCCCTCCTCGAACGCGATCGCGAGCTCGACGCGCTGCGATCCGCGGCGCGCGATGCGGCCCGCGGGCGCGGTCGAGTGGTGCTGCTGCTCGGCGAGGCCGGGATCGGCAAGTCGACGCTCGTGCACGCGCTCCGCGCCGACCCGCCGGCAGGTGTGCGCGTCCTCCTCGGTTCGTGCGACGCGATGTCGACCCCGCGCCCGCTCGGGCCGCTCCGCGACCTCGCGGCGGAGGTCGGGCCCCGACTCGGTCAGGCACTGCGATCGGGCGATCGCGAGGAGGTCTTCGAGGCCCTCCGCGACGAGCTGTCAGGCGCACCCGCGACGGTGCTCGTCGTCGAGGATGCGCAGTGGGCGGATGAGGCGACGCTCGACGCGCTGCGTTTCCTCGCCCGGCGGATCGAGCACCTTCCCGCCGCGCTCGTGATCACCTACCGCGACGAGCTCGAACGCGATCACCCGCTGAGTCGCCTGCTCGGCGACCTCGGGCACGGCGACCAGGTCGACCGCATCGCGCCGCGGCGCCTCTCGCCCGCGGCGATCGGCGAACTCACCGCGGGCAGCGGGCTCGACGTCGACCGCGTGGCGGCGCTCACCGAGGGGAACCCGTACTTCGTGAGCGAGCTCGTCGCGTCGGCCGACGAGGCGGGCGTGCCGCCGACGGTCGTGGACGCGGTGACCGGTCGGCTCCGGCGGCTCGATCCCGCGAGCCAGGAGCACGTCGAACAGCTGGCCGTCGTGCCGTCGGCGGTCGACCTCGACCTGCTCGGTCGGCTCGTGCCCGGCGGGACCGGCGCGCTCCGGGCTGCGGAGGAGGGCGGCCTGCTCGTGGTCCAGCCCGACGGCGTGCGGTTCCGCCACGAGCTGACGCGGCGCGCCGTGGTCGACGGGCTCCCGGCGTCGCGCCGGATCGAACTCGAGCGTCGGGTGCTCGCTGCGCTCCTCGAGACCGGCGGCGTCGACTCCGCGAGACTCGTGCATCACGCGCTCGCGGCGGGCGAGGTCGACGTCGTCGTCGAATGGGCGCCTCGGGCGGCACGGGATGCCGCGGCATCGGGCGCGCACCGCCAAGCGGCGGCGCACTTCCGCGTGGTCCGCGACCACGCCGGCCGCTACTCGCCCGCGGAGCGCGCCGACCTGCTCGAGGAGTACGCCATCGAGGCCTACACCGTCGGCTTCGCGGGGGAGGCGCTGGCTCCACAATCCGAGGCGATCGCGTTGCGCCGCGACCTCGGCGACGCGCATCGACTCGGCGCGAGCCTGCGCTGGATGTCGCGGTTCCAGTGGTTCGCCGGGAATCGGGCCGAGGCCGAGGCCGCGGCCGCCGAGGCATCCGCGGTGCTCGTCGACGCGGGTGACCCGAGCCTCTACGCGATGGCGCTGAGCAATGAGGCGCAGCTCGCCCTCCTCGCACACGACACGCCGCGCGCCCTCGAGCTCTCGGGCCGAGCGATCGACATCGCCCGCGAGACCGGCGCGGCCGGCGTGCTCTCGCACGCCTTGAACAACCACGGCACGGCGCTCATGTTCCTCGCCGACGACGACGGCATGGGCGAGCTCGTCGAGGCGATCGAGGTCGCTCTGGCGGTGGACGACATCGAGAACGCCGCCCGCGCGTCGGTCAACCTCGTATGGGGACTGCTCGACCAGTACCGGCTCGACCTCGCGGAGCATCACCTCGCGCGCGCCCTCGAGATCTCGGAACGGGCCGAGTTCATCGGCTTCGTCACCTACCAGCAGATGGAGCAGGCGCGGCTCGACCTCGCCCGGGCCCGCTGGGACGACGCGCTGCACACGCTCGACCGCGAGATCGCCGCGCCGCACGCCCGATGCGTGGCGCTCACCGTCGCCGGCACCGTGGCGGTGCGGCGCGGTGACGGCGGCGGGGACGACCTGCTCGACGAGGCCCGGCGGCTCGCGGACGAGCTGGGCGAGCTCCAGCGGCGAGGACCGGTGGACGCGGCTCGCGCCGAGGCGGCGCTGCTCCGGGGCGACCTCGCGGCCGCCCGGGCCGTGGCACGGCCCATGTTCGACGAGGCCGATCGACTCGACGCGCGATCGCTTCGCGCCGAGCTCGCCTCCCTCCTGCGTCGCGCCGGGGACGAGGTCCCGGTCGCCGCCGACGACGAGCACCCCTTCGCCGTGCAGGCCCGTGGCGAATGGCGCCGCGCCGCCGACCTCTGGCATGAGGCCGGCGCGCCCTACCAGGAGGCGGCCGCGCTCGCCGAGAGCCCCGATGAGTCGGACCTCATGGCGGCGCTGGCGATCCTCGACCGCATCGAGGCGGCACCGCTCGCGCGCGCGGTTCGGGCGACGCTGCGCGAGCGGGGCGTGCGCGCCATCCCGCGTGGGCCGTCGACGCTCACTCGTGCCAACCCGGCCGGCCTCACGGCGAGGCAGGTCGAGGTGCTGCGGCTCGTCGCCGAGGGGCGCACGAACGCCGAGATCGCCGATCGGCTCGTCCTGTCGGTGCGCACGGTCGACACGCACGTGGCCGCCGTCCTCGCGAAGCTCGGGGTGTCCACGCGCGGCGAGGCGGCACGGATGGCGCCGGACATCCTCGAGCAGGCCGGCTGACGCCTCGCCCGTTCCGTGCCGTCCCGGCCGATCGCCGTCCCCTCCTACCGACGAGCCGCGGCCATGAGCCGCCGATCTCGGTA from Agromyces aurantiacus includes these protein-coding regions:
- the ccsB gene encoding c-type cytochrome biogenesis protein CcsB, with amino-acid sequence MAVYAIAFIAYSIDLAKRSAVSAAAADVASTTGSAAASTERVAVLQGAAASAASATGGPGAAAPRDGTGVAGRGRASKGDAATSANAVAYGRSPVLRVAVAMTVIAWVLHLGADVLRGLAAGRVPWANMYEFALTGTLVITTVYLLVLLVVKTDLRFLGTFVTGLVLVLLGVATVNFYVSVVPLPPALQSVWLVIHVFVATSAVGFFALGFALSVVQLMQARREALAATADAVKKSFLATLPDSISLENLAYRVNIVGFILWTFTLMAGAIWAEKAWGRYWGWDTKEVWTFIIWVVYAGYIHARATRGWRGTRSAWLAIIGFSAVLFNFTVVNLFFKGLHAYSGL
- a CDS encoding ATP-binding protein, whose translation is MGRALLERDRELDALRSAARDAARGRGRVVLLLGEAGIGKSTLVHALRADPPAGVRVLLGSCDAMSTPRPLGPLRDLAAEVGPRLGQALRSGDREEVFEALRDELSGAPATVLVVEDAQWADEATLDALRFLARRIEHLPAALVITYRDELERDHPLSRLLGDLGHGDQVDRIAPRRLSPAAIGELTAGSGLDVDRVAALTEGNPYFVSELVASADEAGVPPTVVDAVTGRLRRLDPASQEHVEQLAVVPSAVDLDLLGRLVPGGTGALRAAEEGGLLVVQPDGVRFRHELTRRAVVDGLPASRRIELERRVLAALLETGGVDSARLVHHALAAGEVDVVVEWAPRAARDAAASGAHRQAAAHFRVVRDHAGRYSPAERADLLEEYAIEAYTVGFAGEALAPQSEAIALRRDLGDAHRLGASLRWMSRFQWFAGNRAEAEAAAAEASAVLVDAGDPSLYAMALSNEAQLALLAHDTPRALELSGRAIDIARETGAAGVLSHALNNHGTALMFLADDDGMGELVEAIEVALAVDDIENAARASVNLVWGLLDQYRLDLAEHHLARALEISERAEFIGFVTYQQMEQARLDLARARWDDALHTLDREIAAPHARCVALTVAGTVAVRRGDGGGDDLLDEARRLADELGELQRRGPVDAARAEAALLRGDLAAARAVARPMFDEADRLDARSLRAELASLLRRAGDEVPVAADDEHPFAVQARGEWRRAADLWHEAGAPYQEAAALAESPDESDLMAALAILDRIEAAPLARAVRATLRERGVRAIPRGPSTLTRANPAGLTARQVEVLRLVAEGRTNAEIADRLVLSVRTVDTHVAAVLAKLGVSTRGEAARMAPDILEQAG
- a CDS encoding zinc-binding dehydrogenase; protein product: MRAIVIEAHGGPEVLRLRNRPDPVPAPGEVLVRNRAIGVNFVDLQHREGAPYPVGLPLVPGTEAAGEVVAVGAGVDPSLVGGSVVHFGHLAGAYAELTAVPERFVARLPDEMDAATAAAVAMAGTTAHVLTRVAERVGPEHTVLVHAAAGSTGGAIVALAAAAGARVIGVVSSPGRAEAARQVGARDVLVLDESLPERVRALTGGRGADLVYDANGGPTFDASLAAVARGGVLVLYGQSGGPVAPFDPARLSGITGGGVAGSLALHWVAASHYLDTAAERRAAFDAVSADVAAGRLRPRVSHRFALEDAAGAHRVLARREADAKVLLVP
- the resB gene encoding cytochrome c biogenesis protein ResB, whose protein sequence is MVSSPRSEARPEGGRADGASARDGGVDPLRPSDYDDGTAVADPAATDDAAVAGEGGAATSVTRPKLGPVEWLRFGWRQLTSMRTALLLLLLLAIAAVPGSLVPQRSSDPNGVTQYFADNPDLAPVLDSFQMFDVYTSVWFSAIYLLLFVSLIGCIIPRTKHHFEALRARPPKTPARLSRLPAYTERALVPTDADGDAETAESAIERAAAALKKAGYRVERYELRAGPSVSGERGYLRETGNLIFHTALVGVLVAVAIGGGFGFSGQRVIVEGQSFVNTLAAYDSFNPGRFFDDGSLEPYRLTLDELDAVYETANRDALGQPIDFTARVTIDGADGEAARQVKVNEPLYEYGTDLYLLGNGYAPTITVRDPDGNVVFTDSVPFLPQDANLTSIGVVKVPDGLGEQLGMVGFFYPTQTTLSSGAFASSYPDLVYPVLTLNVYAGDLGINEGTPRSVYQLDTSGMEQLTGGQTGVESIELMPGESADLPNGLGTVAFETATPDAAADDFSQSVPRFASFDVHHDPSQGWVLVFAALIIGGLLLSLFIPRRRMWVKAVRRPDGTTVLEYAGLARGDDPGLERAVEEFADAHAGGRPDSPQN